The Oreochromis niloticus isolate F11D_XX linkage group LG15, O_niloticus_UMD_NMBU, whole genome shotgun sequence genome includes a region encoding these proteins:
- the naga gene encoding alpha-N-acetylgalactosaminidase, which produces MHFAVFFFAFALTGTTLALDNGLMRTPPMGWLAWERYRCDIDCENDPKNCISENLFMDMADRLAEDGWKELGYVYVNIDDCWSSKQRDDQGRLQPDPKRFPGGIQKLARYLHDRGLKLGIYGDMGKLTCGGYPGTPLDKIELDAQTFADWEVDMFKYDGCYSNATEQEQGYPLMSKALNATGRPIGYSCSWPAYQGGLPPKVNYTQLGEICNLWRNYGDIQDSWDSVLNIVDWFFENQDVLTPAAGPGRWNDPDMLIIGDFGLSMEQSRSQMALWAIMAAPLFMSNDLRTISSGAQSILRNKMAISINQDALGIQGRRIVKEKSGIEVFWRPLSKNASALLFFSRRTDMPYRYTTSLSKLNYTTGSYKVFNVFTDEAASLKDSTEFVVSVNPTGVVMWYVSAPAKFNLRQFYQGGTLHGRVYDDREENAIPRVFL; this is translated from the exons ATGCATTTTGCAGTGTTCTTTTTTGCCTTTGCGCTCACTGGGACCACTTTGGCCCTTGACAATGGACTGATGAGGACCCCTCCCATGGGGTGGTTGGCATGGGAACGATACCGATGTGATATTGACTGTGAAAACGACCCCAAGAACTGCATCAG TGAGAATCTGTTCATGGACATGGCAGACAGACTTGCAGAGGATGGCTGGAAGGAACTCGGCTACGTCTACGTGAACATAGATGACTGCTGGTCTTCCAAACAAAGAGACGATCAGGGACGGCTGCAGCCTGATCCTAAGAG GTTTCCAGGAGGAATCCAGAAGCTGGCACGCTACTTGCATGACAGAGGCCTAAAGCTGGGCATCTATGGGGACATGGGCAAACTCACATGTGGGGGCTACCCTGGCACCCCGCTGGATAAGATCGAATTAGATGCTCAGACATTTGCAGACTGGGAGGTGGATATGTTTAAATATGACGGCTGTTACTCTAATGCCACGGAGCAAGAGCAGG GTTACCCTCTCATGTCAAAGGCTTTAAATGCTACAGGGCGTCCCATTGGCTATTCCTGCAGCTGGCCTGCCTACCAGGGTGGGCTGCCACCTAAG gtAAATTACACTCAGCTGGGTGAGATCTGCAACCTGTGGCGTAACTATGGTGACATCCAGGACTCTTGGGACAGTGTACTGAACATTGTTGACTGGTTCTTTGAAAACCAGGACGTCCTGACACCTGCAGCAGGACCCGGAAGGTGGAACGACCCTGATATG CTGATTATTGGCGACTTTGGCCTCAGCATGGAACAGTCTCGTTCTCAGATGGCTCTCTGGGCGATCATGGCGGCTCCTCTTTTCATGTCTAACGACCTCCGCACCATCTCCAGCGGTGCCCAGAGCATCCTGCGGAACAAAATGGCCATCAGCATCAACCAGGATGCCCTGGGTATCCAGGGAAGACGGATTGTGAAG gAGAAAAGTGGCATTGAAGTGTTCTGGCGCCCCCTGTCAAAGAATGCCAGCGCTTTATTGTTCTTCAGCCGTCGTACAGACATGCCCTATCGCTACACGACTTCCCTCAGCAAACTCAACTACACCACAGGCAGCTACAAG GTTTTCAATGTCTTCACAGATGAGGCCGCATCGCTCAAAGACTCCACCGAATTTGTAGTGTCAGTGAACCCCACAGGGGTGGTGATGTGGTACGTCTCTGCACCTGCCAAATTCAACCTCCGCCAGTTCTATCAAGGGGGCACGCTCCATGGTCGTGTCTATGATGATCGTGAGGAAAATGCCATTCCACGGGTTTTCCTCTGA
- the adcy3b gene encoding adenylate cyclase type 3 yields MSLNRVRTMDTEPSAEYSVEYSAQVSSDPGRDVGRRREVTVVQSSCCRCLPRAVRLTFTPESLERLYQNYFRRQRQENLLVLVMFAALFNSFVIIMCAVVYTEDKLAMVVVAAVGLAADVALYVLCWLQKLPASPVWRGAVPYILWLMVTVHVLCYMGLNYERFPHASDSVGWQTFFIFSCFLTLPLNLVALLVLAVLSCGIHTLVLGITVAQKFKDGAQGAMLVRQLLANVMLYLCAAIVGVMSYYMADRKYRTAFLEARQSLEVKLTLEEQSTQQEELLLSILPKHIADEMLQGMKNQANQNEVQQQQQFNTMYMYRHENVSILFADIVGFTQLSSACSAQELVKLLNELFARFDKLAAEHHQLRIKILGDCYYCICGVPDFREDHAVCSIKMGLAMVKAISYVREKTQTEVDMRVGVHTGTVLGGVLGQKRWQFDVWSTDVTVANKMESGGIPGRVHISQTTKDSLHGEFELEPGNGGERCEYLLEKGIDTYLVLVPKQKASGVNGNTPGTLTNRNSKQLINTTASNGNAVSQQSTPTESKKEMNNRAEEQTINRRLQQELLERETQKIMKDHVINPVSLRFVDGKLEDHYSSEKERRSGAAFSCCMIVLLFITAMEVFIDPLLFVNYVTLAVGQVLLLILTVCSLAAIFPRMFSKRLVSFSVWIDRTRWARNTWAMASIFVLTMAVIADMLSCAPPSLRIFNSTSGPMLESLGDGGCADNPKHYSFMAVMSLIATTMLVQVSHLIKLGLMVLVVTATGAVNIYSWRDLYDLYDYMQFASYRTLIVPSKYLMTVMIIVMMIGFYIFARHLERQSRKLFLWKIGVHDQKERVFEMRRWNEALVTNMLPEHVAKHFLGTKKRDEELYSQGYDEIGVMFASIPNFSDFYTEESINNGGIECLRILNEIISDFDSLLDRDEFRCITKIKTIGSTYMAASGLTPESNTNGYGNRKPEDQLLIERWQHLADLADFALAMKVTLNNLNKQSFNNFMLRIGLNKGAVLAGVIGARKPHYDIWGNTVNVASRMESTGVMGNIQVVEDCSDILKEYGFRFIRRGPIYVKGKGELLTFFMKGKDKPNTKDGAVTTTLPHQVGDLH; encoded by the exons ATGTCTCTGAACCGGGTCCGCACAATGGACACGGAGCCGTCTGCAGAGTACTCGGTGGAGTACTCGGCCCAGGTTTCCAGTGATCCGGGCCGTGACGTGGGTCGGAGGCGTGAAGTGACCGTAGTGCAGTCCAGCTGCTGCCGCTGCCTGCCCCGCGCAGTGCGCCTCACCTTTACCCCCGAGTCGTTGGAAAGGCTCTATCAGAACTACTTCCGTCGGCAGAGACAAGAGAACCTGCTAGTGCTGGTGATGTTCGCCGCTCTCTTCAACAGCTTCGTCATCATCATGTGTGCGGTGGTGTACACTGAGGACAAACTGGcgatggtggtggtggcagctgtgGGGCTGGCTGCGGACGTTGCGCTCTACGTGTTGTGCTGGTTGCAGAAACTCCCCGCATCACCTGTGTGGCGCGGAGCAGTGCCCTACATACTGTGGCTGATGGTCACCGTGCATGTTTTGTGTTACATGGGACTGAACTACGAGCGCTTTCCACATGCTAGTGACTCGGTGGGCTGGCAGACTTTCTTCATTTTCTCCTGCTTTCTAACTTTGCCACTGAACCTGGTGGCCCTGCTTGTCCTCGCTGTCCTCTCGTGCGGGATTCACACTCTGGTTTTGGGGATCACGGTGGCTCAGAAGTTTAAGGATGGCGCGCAGGGGGCGATGCTGGTCAGACAG TTGCTAGCCAACGTGATGCTGTACCTGTGTGCCGCCATAGTGGGTGTGATGTCGTACTACATGGCAGACCGGAAGTACAGGACAGCATTTTTGGAAGCTCGTCAGTCACTGGAGGTGAAACTGACACTGGAGGAGCAAAGCACCCAGCAG GAGGAACTATTACTGTCCATCCTGCCCAAACACATCGCTGATGAGATGCTGCAGGGCATGAAGAACCAGGCAAATCAGAACgaagtccagcagcagcagcagttcaaCACCATGTACATGTATCGCCATGAAAACGTTAG CATCCTGTTTGCAGACATTGTGGGCTTCACCCAGTTGTCCTCAGCCTGCAGCGCCCAGGAGCTTGTAAAGCTGCTCAATGAACTGTTTGCTCGCTTTGATAAACTGGCAGCA GAACATCATCAGCTGAGGATTAAGATTCTTGGAGACTGTTACTATTGCATCTGTGGTGTTCCTGACTTCAGGGAGGACCATGCCGTATGCTCCATAAAGATGGGCCTGGCTATGGTAAAAGCCATCTC GTACGTTCGAGAAAAGACACAAACCGAGGTTGACATGCGCGTGGGCGTCCACACCGGCACCGTGCTGGGAGGAGTACTCGGGCAGAAACGCTGGCAGTTTGATGTTTGGTCCACAGATGTCACTGTGGCCAATAAAATGGAATCTGGAGGGATTCCTGG GAGAGTGCATATTTCCCAGACCACAAAAGACAGTCTGCATGGGGAATTTGAACTGGAGCCGGGGAATGGTGGAGAGAGGTGTGAGTACCTGCTGGAGAAAGGCATTGACACTTACTTAGTTCTAGTTCCTAAGCAGAAAGCCAGTGGAGTCAATGGAAAT ACACCTGGTACACTGACCAATAGAAATTCCAAACAGTTGATCAACACCACAGCATCCAATGGGAATGCAGTCTCACAACAGTCCACACCTACTGAGTCTAAAAAGGAG ATGAATAACAGAGCCGAGGAACAAACCATCAACAGACGACTCCAGCAGGAGCTGCTGGAGAGAGAGACtcaaaaaat AATGAAGGATCATGTGATCAACCCAGTTTCTCTGCGTTTTGTGGATGGAAAGTTGGAGGACCACTACTCCTCagagaaggagaggaggagCGGAGCGGCCTTCTCCTGCTGCATGATTGTACTCCTTTTCATCACAGCAATGGAGGTCTTCATAGACCCATT GTTGTTTGTGAACTATGTGACCCTCGCAGTAGGACAGGTGTTGCTGCTAATACTCACAGTATGCTCCCTGGCAGCCATCTTCCCCAgg ATGTTCTCCAAGAGGTTGGTATCTTTCTCAGTGTGGATTGATCGCACCCGATGGGCGAGAAACACATGGGCCATGGCAAGCATATTTGTTCTAACCATGGCTGTGATCGCTGACATG TTAAGTTGTGCACCTCCATCCCTTCGGATCTTCAACAGCACGTCTGGTCCGATGTTGGAGTCGCTTGGTGACGGAGGCTGTGCAGATAATCCGAAGCACTACAGCTTCATGGCTGTGATGTCACTAATTGCAACAACCATGTTGGTGCAAGTGAGCCACCTGATTAAACTAGGCCTCATGGTGCTGGTTGTCACAGCAACTGGAGCCGTTAATATCTACAGCTGGCGGGACCTATATGATCTGTATGATTACATGCAGTTTGCCTCCTACAG AACATTGATAGTCCCATCCAAGTATCTCATGACAGTGATGATTATTGTTATGATGATTGGCTTTTACATCTTTGCACGCCAC CTGGAGCGACAGTCCAGGAAACTATTTCTGTGGAAGATTGGCGTGCACGATCAGAAAGAGAGAGTCTTTGAAATGAGACGCTGGAATGAAGCGTTGGTCACCAACATGCTGCCAGAGCATGTGGCAAAACACTTTCTGGGCACTAAAAAAAGAGACGAG GAGCTGTACAGCCAAGGGTATGATGAAATAGGGGTAATGTTTGCATCCATCCCGAATTTTTCTGATTTCTACACTGAGGAGAGCATCAATAACGGGGGCATTGAGTGTCTGAGGATTCTCAATGAGATCATCTCCGACTTTGACAGC TTATTAGACAGGGACGAGTTCAGGTGCATTACTAAGATCAAGACGATTGGAAGCACCTACATGGCCGCGTCAGGCCTCACACCGGAAAGCAACACAAATGGATACGGCAACCGCAAG CCAGAGGACCAGTTGCTGATTGAGCGCTGGCAGCACCTCGCTGACCTGGCAGACTTTGCCTTGGCCATGAAAGTCACCCTCAACAACCTCAACAAGCAGTCCTTCAACAACTTTATGCTACGAATCG GTCTAAATAAAGGAGCAGTTCTGGCCGGAGTGATCGGAGCTCGTAAACCTCACTATGACATCTGGGGCAACACGGTCAACGTGGCGAGCAGGATGGAGTCAACCGGAGTGATGGGAAACATCCAG GTTGTAGAGGACTGCTCTGACATCCTGAAGGAGTACGGCTTTCGTTTTATCCGAAGAGGGCCCATATATGTCAAAGGGAAAGGCGAGCTGCTGACCTTTTTCATGAAAGGCAAAGACAAACCCAATACCAAAGATGGTGCAGTAACTACTACCCTTCCACACCAAGTTGGAGACCTTCACTga